The DNA window CCAAAAGAATCCCGCTCAAATGATAGGTTTCATGGAATCTGTGGGCTAGTACCCGGAATCACAATTGACTGATACGGCGGTCTTTGAAGCAGCGCTGATGGACTTCGGCCTTGGTCCAGACGAAGGGGGTGGGATTTTGGTTGTAGGCTTCGATGAAAGCATCGATGTGCTCCCTGAGCTGTTTGACCGACGTGAAGGATGCGCCACGCAAGGATTTGCCTTCGAGGATCGAGAACCAAATCTCGACCTGATTGAGCCAAGAGGCCCGCGTCGGCGTGAAGTGGAAATGCACATTCGGGTGATGCTTGAGCCAGCGGTCATTTTTTGGCTTGTGAGTGTTAAGGTTATCGAGGACGACATGGATGGCCGTGCCGGGGTAAACGGCGACGATATCATTCATGAAGTCGAGGAACTCTATGCGCCGCCGGCGCTTCCTGTGCGCGGCCATTACTTTGCCGGTCGCCACCTCGAAGGCGGCAAACAGGGTCGAAGTGCCGTTGCGTTTGTAGTCATGGCTATGGCCGCTCAGCGCCCGACCATTCGGGAGCTTGAGATAGCCCTGAGCCCGCTCCAGAGCCTGGATCGAGGGCTTCTCGTCGACGCAGATGACGATCGCATTCTCTGGCGGCGCCATGTAGAGACCAACCACATC is part of the Pseudomonadota bacterium genome and encodes:
- a CDS encoding IS630 family transposase, translated to RILALLDQPPPEGYARWTGPLIAQLLGDVHEQQVWRFLRSQKIALAGRKSWCESNDPQFAAKAADVVGLYMAPPENAIVICVDEKPSIQALERAQGYLKLPNGRALSGHSHDYKRNGTSTLFAAFEVATGKVMAAHRKRRRRIEFLDFMNDIVAVYPGTAIHVVLDNLNTHKPKNDRWLKHHPNVHFHFTPTRASWLNQVEIWFSILEGKSLRGASFTSVKQLREHIDAFIEAYNQNPTPFVWTKAEVHQRCFKDRRISQL